Proteins from a single region of Chloroherpeton thalassium ATCC 35110:
- a CDS encoding S41 family peptidase yields the protein MGRVTFIVFIFAALVFGIIVGTRLAEYTGFEGSSIAYKKLNDAVTVIERQYVDPVNEEKLTVQAIDGMLESLDPHSVYMTAEQVRLSKEDFSGNFDGIGIEFDIIHDTLIVVAPISGGPSEQLGIQAGDRIIQIDDESAIGITSNEVIRKLRGKKGTKVQVLVLRSVESEPIAFTIVRDKIPTFSVDLAMMLDEQTGFIKISKFVQTTHSEFVEAVKELRNQGMKRLVLDLRGNPGGFLDQAVLIADEFLDGGKKIVYTVSRIEMMNQTEFSKPGDLFEKDPVIVLVDKGSASASEIVSGALQDHDRAIIVGQTTFGKGLVQRQFEFSDGSAMRVTVSRYYTPLGRQIQRQFSTGAEGRRDYYLEAYNRKAADALLLDKNINMDSLWIHERVIETAKYIMPDSLHPVFKTPSGRVVLGGGGIMPDYMVKVDTVTKYFRNLRNKRVFEEVALSFLAGNNEKVKTQYEGDMKKFRDEFQVTGDLLQKVIINGKKSGVLFDGKAYEKDKQQIKLAVKGRIARQIWGFKGEIAMTTQDDAILEEALTLFPKATLFSKAD from the coding sequence ATGGGAAGAGTCACTTTTATTGTTTTTATTTTTGCTGCGTTGGTTTTTGGCATCATTGTAGGCACGCGCCTTGCTGAGTACACGGGTTTTGAGGGCAGCAGCATCGCATATAAAAAACTGAATGATGCGGTTACCGTGATTGAGCGCCAGTATGTTGATCCAGTCAATGAGGAAAAGCTGACTGTCCAGGCTATAGATGGAATGCTAGAATCCTTAGATCCTCACTCTGTTTATATGACAGCCGAGCAAGTCAGGCTATCAAAAGAGGATTTTTCGGGGAATTTTGACGGAATCGGCATCGAGTTCGATATTATTCACGATACGCTGATCGTGGTCGCGCCGATTTCCGGAGGTCCGAGTGAACAGTTGGGCATTCAAGCCGGAGATCGAATTATTCAAATCGATGATGAATCTGCTATTGGAATCACCAGCAACGAGGTCATTCGAAAGTTAAGGGGAAAAAAAGGTACAAAAGTTCAGGTGCTGGTTCTGCGATCTGTGGAGTCTGAACCGATTGCTTTCACGATTGTAAGAGACAAAATACCGACGTTTAGTGTGGATTTGGCTATGATGCTGGATGAACAAACGGGGTTTATTAAAATTAGCAAGTTTGTTCAAACCACCCATAGCGAGTTTGTCGAGGCTGTAAAAGAACTGCGAAATCAAGGCATGAAACGGTTGGTTTTAGACCTCAGAGGCAATCCTGGTGGTTTTCTCGATCAGGCTGTTTTGATTGCAGACGAATTCTTGGACGGCGGCAAAAAGATTGTTTATACCGTGAGCCGAATTGAGATGATGAACCAGACGGAGTTTTCAAAGCCTGGTGATTTGTTTGAAAAAGACCCTGTCATTGTGCTCGTCGATAAAGGAAGTGCGTCAGCATCTGAAATTGTATCTGGGGCGTTGCAAGATCACGATCGCGCAATTATTGTGGGACAAACCACGTTTGGCAAAGGTTTGGTGCAGCGTCAGTTTGAATTTTCAGATGGATCTGCTATGAGAGTAACGGTTTCGCGGTACTACACGCCCTTAGGTCGGCAGATTCAGCGCCAATTTTCAACAGGCGCAGAAGGGCGCCGCGATTATTATCTTGAAGCATATAATCGCAAGGCAGCCGATGCTCTTTTGCTGGACAAAAATATAAATATGGATTCGTTATGGATTCATGAGCGCGTTATAGAAACGGCCAAGTACATTATGCCCGATTCGCTTCATCCCGTGTTTAAAACCCCTTCTGGTAGAGTGGTGCTGGGCGGCGGCGGTATCATGCCTGATTACATGGTCAAGGTTGACACCGTCACGAAATATTTTCGTAACCTTCGCAACAAGCGCGTATTTGAAGAGGTGGCGCTCTCTTTTCTGGCAGGGAACAACGAGAAAGTGAAAACCCAATATGAGGGTGATATGAAAAAGTTTAGAGATGAGTTTCAGGTAACGGGCGACTTGCTTCAGAAGGTAATTATAAATGGAAAGAAGTCAGGTGTTCTTTTTGATGGTAAGGCTTACGAAAAGGATAAACAGCAAATTAAACTGGCAGTGAAAGGTAGAATTGCAAGGCAAATTTGGGGGTTCAAAGGTGAAATTGCAATGACGACGCAAGATGACGCTATCTTAGAAGAAGCCTTAACCCTATTTCCAAAAGCAACGCTTTTTTCTAAAGCAGACTAA
- a CDS encoding roadblock/LC7 domain-containing protein, with the protein MSSTEKEDFRKIVLTENQLRAAEKVLKEFATKTGASAVILGDMTGQLLAKQGGLMDRDLEVFSVLAASNFAATAEMAKQIGERTSFEVLFHEGEARSIYLLSLNEKYILEVIFKSTIPPGTIRIYSKKAKEKLLEIISSEEFEVDFSNIFDDNFNALLDEQLNKTLGENPD; encoded by the coding sequence ATGAGCTCAACTGAAAAAGAGGATTTTAGAAAGATAGTTCTGACTGAAAATCAACTACGCGCTGCTGAAAAGGTTTTGAAAGAATTTGCTACGAAAACCGGAGCTTCCGCTGTAATCCTCGGTGATATGACCGGTCAGTTGCTTGCTAAACAGGGCGGGTTAATGGATCGCGATCTCGAAGTGTTTAGTGTGTTGGCTGCCTCAAACTTTGCAGCAACGGCTGAAATGGCAAAACAAATAGGCGAAAGGACTTCTTTTGAAGTGCTATTTCATGAAGGGGAAGCCAGAAGTATTTATTTACTGAGTTTAAATGAAAAGTACATCCTCGAGGTCATTTTCAAATCTACGATTCCTCCAGGAACCATTAGAATCTACTCTAAAAAAGCAAAAGAAAAGCTGCTTGAAATTATTTCATCTGAAGAATTCGAAGTTGATTTTTCAAATATCTTCGACGATAATTTCAACGCTTTATTAGATGAGCAATTGAATAAAACCTTGGGTGAAAATCCTGATTAA
- a CDS encoding roadblock/LC7 domain-containing protein, with protein MPQISQLLESLLKVDGIQAAALIGTDGFVIEQKMNKPNIDMETVGAIVIGGLQSSESIGTELEVGKIEQSMVEYENGILLSRMLSDGNAILTIVAGQNAMLGNIRYQVGKMMPEIQKQLEN; from the coding sequence ATGCCTCAAATTTCACAACTTCTGGAGTCTCTTTTAAAAGTTGATGGTATTCAAGCCGCGGCTTTAATCGGAACAGATGGGTTTGTTATTGAACAAAAGATGAACAAGCCAAATATAGATATGGAAACGGTTGGCGCGATTGTCATTGGCGGATTGCAAAGCTCGGAGAGCATAGGGACGGAGTTAGAGGTTGGAAAGATAGAGCAAAGTATGGTTGAGTATGAAAATGGCATATTGCTTTCTCGAATGCTTTCCGATGGAAATGCCATTTTGACGATTGTCGCTGGGCAAAACGCTATGCTGGGTAATATTCGCTACCAAGTTGGCAAAATGATGCCTGAAATTCAAAAGCAATTAGAAAACTAA